A part of Toxotes jaculatrix isolate fToxJac2 chromosome 24, fToxJac2.pri, whole genome shotgun sequence genomic DNA contains:
- the ccdc14 gene encoding coiled-coil domain-containing protein 14, translated as MKATAKHKVVTSGRLTGSVKVQQARKQVTPKPGPSAYSEPAYSLYSTDSEDQVTTLHKGLDRCAALLSGILQADKAASPSPPRAVPGGGAKSRPSTSLGKKSIKKLPRKTVQKNAQSCSRGPGSTTPRTTPRSPVPAAHSGVKLHPPQKTPCSLLQSRKPQHLSPAVPPPHSQTSVFPSMVQSSPCSGQPPLHHTDCLSASEAPHTPSNAACDREEEELAPVRDIDVQSVATDAHAATRHALSHIHTCAVSDVMSNVHLEQGQVNKIPQETHGGAEVEVKATTVQYLLGELKALIAGQGSVAERLLSQLERTVSSPPMSIGSSQIQTESIPDPSALQSQNLQLLRHVEILNQQLKEKEKAERQQDVEPLSNSEVMTLQGQLISAQSRLQELQGDLSELRKALRDTQSQLRDKEAENAVIRTDLEAVRRRLVDTEREKTELESLAQQRLEEIENLNRLLQSLDSSDCPTVVDSSGSDAVPLKQQQCRQHPAEPPTERIAQYLMSLGQMDAKHTDVLSQECDHPVEMPARLQSSHQDQSGCLDEVRSCGRQLETHRRRLLDSRCDAESVSNWSVRSGSTFDTRDEAAFRDGLAALDASIASLQKTIQLDLRR; from the exons ATGAAGGCGACGGCGAAACACAAG GTGGTGACATCAGGGAGGCTGACAGGAAGCGTTAAAGTGCAGCAGGCCAGAAAACA AGTCACTCCAAAGCCAGGACCATCTGCCTACTCTGAGCCAGCCTACTCTCTGTACTCCACTGACTCAGAGGACCAG GTCACCACTCTCCACAAGGGTCTGGACCGCTGTGCTGCCTTGCTCAGTGGCATCCTTCAGGCGGACAAGGCAG cctCGCCAAGCCCTCCCAGAGCAGTGCCGGGTGGAGGAGCCAAATCCAGACCATCCACTTCGCTGGGGAAGAAGAGCATCAAGAAACTACCTAGGAAGACAG TCCAGAAGAATGCTCAGTCATGCTCGCGTGGACCAGGAAGCACAACTCCGAGAACAACACCTCGGTCCCCTGTTCCGGCTGCgcactcaggagtgaagctgcacCCACCTCAGAAGACACCCTGCAGCCTGCTACAGTCACGAAAGCCTCAGCACCTCTCCCCCGCCGTCCCTCCGCCACATTCCCAGACCTCCGTCTTCCCTTCTATGGTCCAGTCATCCCCTTGCTCAGGCCAGCCGCCCCTCCACCACACCGACTGCCTGTCTGCATCTGAAGCTCCACACACACCCTCTAACGCGGCGTGTGatagagaagaggaggagttgGCTCCTGTGAGAGACATCGACGTCCAAAGTGTCGCCACAGACGCACACGCGGCCACCAGACATGcactgtcacacatacacacctgtgCGGTGTCAGATGTGATGTCAAACGTGCACCTGGAGCAAGGACAGGTTAATAAAATCCCTCAGGAGACACACGGCGGTGCAGAGGTGGAAGTGAAAGCGACGACGGTTCAGTATCTGCTGGGAGAACTCAAGGCTCTGATCGCTGGACAAG gcagtgTAGCAGAGAGGCTGCTCAGTCAGCTGGAGCGGACAGTGTCCTCACCACCAATGAGCATTGGAAGCTCACAGATCCAGACTGAGAGCATTCCAGATCCATCAGCGCTACAAAGCCAAAACCTTCAGCTCCTCAG gcatGTGGAGATTCTAAACCAGCAGttaaaggagaaagagaaagcagagagacaaCAAGACGTGGAGCCGCTCTCTAACTCAGAAG TGATGACCCTGCAGGGGCAGCTCATCAGCGCTCAATCCCGACTGCAAGAACTCCAGGGCGACCTCTCAGAACTACGGAAAGCCCTTCGAGACACGCAGAGCCAGCTGAGGGACAAAGAGGCGGAGAATGCAGTTATCAGGACAG ACTTGGAGGCTGTTAGACGCAGGTTAGTGGACACTGAGCGAGAGAAGACAGAGTTGGAGTCACTCGCCCAACAAAGGCTGGAAGAGATAGAAAACCTGAACAG GCTCCTTCAGAGTCTGGATTCATCAGATTGTCCTACAGTTGTGGACAGCTCGGGGTCTGACGCCGTgcctttaaaacaacagcagtgcaGACAGCATCCAGCAGAGCCCCCCACTGAACGCATCGCTCAATACCTCATGTCTCTGGGCCAGATGGACGCCAAACACACTGATGTCTTATCTCAGGAGTGTGACCATCCTGTAGAGATGCCAGCCCGTCTCCAAAGCTCTCATCAGGACCAATCGGGGTGTTTAGATGAAGTCCGGTCATGTGGGCGGCAGCTGGAGACACACCGCCGGCGACTGTTGGACTCCCGGTGCGATGCGGAATCTGTGTCCAACTGGAGCGTGAGGTCGGGGTCGACCTTTGACACCCGAGACGAGGCAGCGTTTCGAGACGGCCTGGCGGCTCTGGACGCCAGCATCGCCAGCCTGCAGAAGACTATTCAGCTGGACTTGAGGAGGTGA
- the ankrd10a gene encoding ankyrin repeat domain-containing protein 10a, whose translation MSVGQEADFSGDEVFISRFPIHRACRDGDVGALVSLSQQLANQAHLTAEDSCYGWTPIHWAAHYGQLECVVRLVQMGCQVNAATSRFNQTPAHTAAFGGHPHCVVWLTQAGADIDRQDFVGEAPIHKAARSGSLECIQVLMIAGAKPHLRNASGQTAADLAHAHGFLDCFRFIANAQKHLLQLGGLHANGGQNGNPPCAQGLLNRKRLLTTVDSGHTKKARRADNVLEQLRSSGGEEVESMNVESPQELSSDDDTKAISNGHHHHALPYAANMDDPEPPKSLASASSPEGTPTRPPSADMCGSLHLTGSPSSCVSQRPAWWGPAALDCGDFQHYGHYHGFGDTAEELSDSSRPEHASGVQAEHRHKQAVPSAIHLYHRS comes from the exons ATGTCTGTGGGACAAGAAGCCGACTTCTCCGGTGATGAGGTCTTCATCAGCCGGTTCCCCATCCATCGCGCGTGCCGGGATGGAGACGTCGGCGCTTTGGTCTCACTGTCACAGCAGCTCGCGAACCAGGCTCATTTGACTGCTGAGGACTCCTGTTACGGATGGACCCCCATACACTGGGCAGCTCACTATGGACAG TTGGAGTGTGTGGTGCGCCTGGTGCAGATGGGCTGCCAGGTGAATGCGGCAACCAGCCGCTTCAACCAGACACCGGCGCACACAGCGGCGTTTGGAGGACATCCACACTGTGTGGTGTGGCTGACTCAGGCTGGAGCCGACATCGACAGGCAG GACTTTGTAGGTGAGGCTCCCATCCACAAGGCGGCTCGCTCAGGTAGCTTGGAGTGTATCCAGGTCCTGATGATAGCAGGTGCTAAACCACA TTTAAGGAATGCCAGTGGGCAGACGGCAGCCGACCTGGCCCACGCTCACGGCTTCCTCGACTGCTTTCGCTTCATCGCCAACGCGCAGAAGCACCTGCTGCAGCTCGGTGGGCTCCATGCGAATGGAGGGCAGAATGGGAATCCCCCCTGTGCTCAGGGCCTGCTCAACAGGAAGAGGCTCCTGACCACTGTGGACTCTGGACACACGAAGAAAGCCAGGAGAGCTGACA ATGTGCTGGAGCAGCTGCGCAGCAGCGGgggtgaggaggtggagagCATGAACGTGGAGTCTCCACAGGAGCTCAGCTCAG ATGATGACACCAAAGCCATCAGCAACggccatcatcatcatgcacTGCCTTACGCTGCCAATATGGATGACCCCGAGCCACCCAAAAGCCTCGCCTCAGCATCTTCGCCAGAAGGAACGCCCACTCGGCCCCCCTCGGCCGACATGTGCGGCTCCCTGCATCTGACGGGGAGTCCCAGCAGCTGCGTGTCCCAGCGGCCGGCCTGGTGGGGGCCGGCGGCACTGGACTGCGGGGACTTCCAGCATTACGGACACTACCACGGCTTCGGAGACACGGCGGAGGAGCTGAGCGACAGTAGCCGGCCGGAGCACGCCAGCGGCGTCCaggctgagcacagacacaagcaGGCCGTGCCCAGCGCCATCCACCTCTACCACAGATCATAA
- the ddx4 gene encoding probable ATP-dependent RNA helicase DDX4 has protein sequence MDEWEEEETATSHVSSEDIQGGYLNGDGSEWGKGRGRGRGRRGGFANSFSSGGDENGNDVNDWNNTGGERGGFRGRGGRGRGRGFGRTDRSEFAGGDDGVAENGFRGGRGSRGGGGFRRGGEQGGRGGFGGGYRGKDEQIFGRGEDKEPVKEDASSADRPRITYVPPSLPEDEGSIFAHYATGINFDKYDDIMVDVSGTNPPKALMSFDEAALCESLRRNINKSGYVKPTPVQKHGIPIISAGRDLMACAQTGSGKTAAFLLPILQQLMADGVAASGFSELQEPEALIVAPTRELINQIFLEARKFAFGTCVRPVVVYGGVSTAHQVREIARGCNVLCGTPGRLLDMIGRGKVGLNKLRYLVLDEADRMLDMGFEPDMRRLVGSPGMPSKENRQTLMFSATYPEDIQRLAADFLKTDYLFLAVGVVGGACSDVEQTFIEVTKFSKREQLLDFLKTIGTERTMVFVETKRQADFIATFLCQEKVPTTSIHGDREQREREQALADFRSGRCPILVATSVAARGLDIPDVQHVVNFDLPNNIDEYVHRIGRTGRCGNIGKAVSFYDPDVDSPLARSLVTVLSKAQQEVPPWLEEYAFSCSTTGGVNPPRKNFASTDSRKGVSFQDNSVTSQPATADDEEWE, from the exons gtggTGATGAGAATGGGAATG ATGTGAACGACTGGAACAatacaggaggagaaagaggtggTTTCAGAGGTAGAGGAGGTCGAG GGCGTGGCCGAGGATTTGGCAGGACGGATCGGAGCGAATTCGCTG GAGGAGACGACGGAGTGGCTGAAAATG GGtttagaggaggaagaggcagcagaggaggaggaggtttcAGACGAG GTGGTGagcagggaggcagaggaggctTTGGAGGAG GCTACCGTGGAAAAGATGAGCAGATCTTTGGTCGAG ggGAAGATAAAGAGCCAGTAAAGGAGGATGCAAGCAGTGCTGACA GACCAAGGATCACATATGTTCCTCCGAGCCTCCCTGAAGACGAAGGCTCCATTTTTGCCCACTATGCGACAGGCATCAACTTTGATAAATACGATGACATTATGGTGGATGTCAGTGGAACCAACCCACCAAAGGCACTCATG AGTTTTGATGAGGCAGCATTGTGCGAGTCCTTGAGAAGAAACATCAACAAATCGGGTTACGTAAAGCCGACACCTGTGCAGAAGCACGGCATCCCAATCATCTCCGCCGGCAGAGATCTCATGGCCTGCGCACAGACCGGATCTGGTAAAACG GCTGCGTTCCTGCTCCCcattctgcagcagctgatggcagacGGTGTGGCGGCCAGTGGCTTCAGTGAGCTGCAGGAGCCTGAAGCCCTCATCGTGGCCCCAACCAGGGAGCTCATCAACCAGATTTTTCTGGAGGCCAGGAAGTTTGCCTTTGG GACATGTGTGCGTCCAGTGGTCGTTTATGGTGGAGTCAGCACTGCACACCAAGTAAGAGAAATAGCAAGGGGATGCAATGTGCTGTGTGGAACTCCAGGGAGACTGCTGGATATGATTGGGAGAGGAAAG GTTGGGTTGAATAAGCTGCGGTACTTGGTGCTGGACGAGGCCGACCGCATGCTGGACATGGGCTTCGAGCCTGACATGCGCCGCCTGGTGGGCTCGCCTGGAATGCCGTCCAAAGAGAACAGACAGACTCTGATGTTCAGCGCCACCTACCCTGAGGACATCCAGAG gttGGCAGCTGACTTCCTCAAGACCGACTACTTGTTCTTAGCTGTGGGTGTGGTGGGCGGAGCCTGCAGCGATGTGGAGCAGACGTTTATTGAAGTTACCAAATTCTCCAAGAGGGAGCAGCTCCTTGACTTCCTAAAGACCATtg GAACGGAGCGCACCATGGTGTTTGTGGAGACGAAGAGACAAGCTGATTTCATCGCCACCTTCCTGTGCCAGGAGAAGGTTCCGACAACCAGCATTCACGG TGACCGGGAGCAGAGGGAGCGGGAGCAGGCCCTGGCAGACTTCCGCTCGGGCAGATGCCCGATCCTGGTGGCGACCTCTGTGGCCGCCCGCGGCCTGGACATTCCAGATGTCCAGCACgtggtgaactttgacctccCCAACAACATTGACGAGTATGTCCACCGCATTGGGAGAACTGGCCGCTGTGGTAACATCGGGAAGGCGGTGTCTTTCTATGACCCAGATGTTGACAGCCCATTGGCTCGTTCCTTGGTCACAGTCCTGTCCAAG GCGCAGCAGGAAGTGCCCCCATGGCTAGAAGAGTATGCGTTCAGCTGCTCCACTACCGGAGGCGTCAACCCCCCCAGGAAGAACTTTGCCTCCACAGACTCCAGGAAG ggAGTGTCTTTTCAGGACAACAGCGTGACGAGCCAGCCGGCCACAGCTGATGATGAAGAATGGGAGTAG
- the LOC121178253 gene encoding heat shock factor 2-binding protein, with amino-acid sequence MSASLAGKPLTTSHGAKDDFVRVRKRDLEKLTTEVMQLRDFLPRVLNGDLIEMLHKARTAQTVKEHLTQEQERLRQECLHLQSRLDAVQTDCQKEREEKLLLRKQLWQSAAELQQQAEFCSGLGSATCNMLWSCSATEDAVTHWLADGKLQSFLTVAAQTLESFVRSLDAEVKTQTEDHNSQEHQFVLALAGTITNIAAATCGRNFLSSSAHVLLDTLMKLLELMKPGVFPKLKVLMLMALYNVSISVKGLKYISENPGLLPLIWTLLNDGDWEVCLHSLRLLQSLLLEEEVLLMLGSSLLDPDLHARIRQLASGAKPSLRLAAQQTLEDLQALQQTRLCLGCY; translated from the exons ATGTCAGCGTCATTAGCCGGGAAACCACTGACTACGAGTCATGGGGCAAAG gaTGACTTTGTccgagtgagaaagagagatttaGAGAAGCTGACCACAGAAGTCATGCAGCTGAGGGACTTCCTGCCCAGAGTCCTGAACGGGGACTTGATTGAAATGCTGCACAAGGCTCGAACAGCTCAGACAG tgaaGGAGCACCTTACACAGGAACAGGAGCGGTTGCGACAGGAGTGTCTGCACCTTCAGTCCCGACTGGATGCAGTTCAAACAGActgtcagaaagagagagag gagaaaCTGCTGTTACGCAAGCAGCTGTGGCAGAGCGcggcagagctgcagcagcaggcagagttCTGCTCTGGTCTGGGATCTGCAACCTGCAAcatgctgtggagctgctctGCCACTGAGGATGCAGTCACACACTGGCTGGCAGAT GGGAAGCTGCAGTCCTTTCTGACTGTAGCTGCTCAGACTCTGGAGAGCTTCGTCAGGTCTCTGGATGCGGAGGTGAAAACTCAAACCGAGGACCACAACTCCCAGGAGCACCAGTTTGTGTTAGCTCTGGCTGGAACCATCACTA ACatagcagcagcaacatgtgGGCGAAACTTCCTGTCCAGCTCAGCTCATGTCCTGCTGGATACTCTTATGAAGCTTCTGGAGCTGATGAAGCCTGGTGTCTTCCccaaactcaaagt GCTGATGCTGATGGCACTGTACAATGTAAGCATCAGTGTTAAGGGGCTGAAGTACATCAGTGAGAATCCAGGACTCCTGCCTCTCATCTGGACCCTGCTGAACG ATGGAGACTGGGAGGTGTGTCTCCACTCTCTGCGGCTCCTGCAGTCGTTGTTGCTGGAGGAAGAAGTGCTGCTCATGCTGGGCTCCTCTCTCCTGGATCCAGACCTCCATGCTCGCATCCGCCAGCTCGCCTCCGGCGCAAAACCAAGCCTGAGATTGGCTGCCCAACAGACCCTGGAGGATCTGCAGGCCCTCCAACAG ACCCGTCTGTGTTTGGGCTGTTATTAG